One genomic region from Rosa rugosa chromosome 1, drRosRugo1.1, whole genome shotgun sequence encodes:
- the LOC133707303 gene encoding UPF0481 protein At3g47200-like, translating to MSNLDQIQYKGMGGSSDIEKGEVDESVPVHLERKGHSQKKKKERKGMTVEERKRTFYTKLWGAKSPLPDSCCIFKVPEVLRRQKKEAYAPDVVSIGPFHRGAKKLQLVENVKKWYLKCLLARQLPNPTGLMSLNDLLESMSLDSLTESVESLAEMIKGEELDKRARGCYSDPCNHLDQNNFIDMLILDGCFLIELFRKASDPSRQDNDDPIFNVPCMLEYLYHDLLLLENQLPWFVLEFFYKRIKGGNTNPLNKLVFEFFKNSVADATILSDPKPESSGEILHILDLIRTALVIGMPGSKAGAKLGIHLPQRIPSAATLSEAGVIFKKSKKSCILNIEFNNGIFTIPPLAIDESTGPLFRNLMAFEQCYHSCEHKITSYAVLMDSLIDTNKDVNLLCEEEIIANWLSADDASKFFNDLYTDTTVINFVYEDLCKRVGKYHKAPCNRWREKLKRDYFETPWSTISFFAAFVLLVLTFLQTIYTIQPYYHPRG from the coding sequence ATGAGCAACTTAGATCAGATCCAATACAAAGGCATGGGAGGTAGCAGTGATATAGAAAAGGGTGAAGTGGATGAAAGCGTTCCAGTTCATCTAGAACGTAAAGGTcattctcaaaagaaaaaaaaagaacgtAAAGGTATGACTGttgaagaaaggaaaagaaccTTCTATACAAAGCTTTGGGGGGCCAAATCACCTTTGCCTGATTCGTGTTGCATCTTCAAAGTTCCCGAGGTGCTACGAAGACAAAAAAAGGAGGCATACGCACCTGACGTAGTCTCAATCGGGCCCTTTCATCGAGGTGCTAAAAAATTACAACTCGTGGAAAATGTGAAAAAGTGGTATTTAAAATGTCTCCTCGCGCGCCAGCTCCCGAACCCGACAGGATTGATGAGCTTGAATGACTTGCTTGAAAGCATGAGCCTAGATAGCTTGACTGAAAGTGTGGAGAGCTTGGCTGAAATGATCAAGGGAGAGGAACTGGATAAACGCGCCCGGGGTTGTTATTCAGATCCATGCAATCATCTTGACCAAAACAACTTCATAGATATGCTCATACTCGATGGTTGTTTCTTGATAGAATTATTTCGGAAGGCATCTGATCCATCACGACAAGATAATGACGACCCTATTTTCAACGTGCCTTGTATGCTCGAATATCTATACCATGATCTTCTGTTACTCGAAAATCAGCTGCCCTGGTTTGTGCTCGAGTTTTTCTATAAGCGAATTAAGGGTGGCAACACTAACCCTCTCAATAAATTGGTATTCGAGTTCTTCAAAAATTCAGTGGCTGATGCCACAATTTTGAGCGACCCCAAGCCCGAGTCTTCTGGTGAGATTCTTCACATACTTGATCTGATTAGAACTGCCCTCGTAATTGGTATGCCAGGTTCGAAGGCTGGCGCCAAACTAGGCATCCACCTGCCGCAAAGGATACCTAGTGCTGCTACTCTTTCAGAGGCAGGAGTTATATTTAAAAAGTCCAAAAAAAGTTGCATATTGAACATAGAGTTCAACAATGGCATTTTCACCATTCCTCCTCTGGCTATCGATGAGAGTACAGGTCCTTTGTTCAGGAACCTTATGGCCTTCGAGCAGTGTTATCACAGTTGCGAGCACAAGATAACATCCTATGCGGTTTTGATGGATAGCCTCATCGATACGAACAAGGATGTGAATCTTCTATGTGAGGAAGAGATAATAGCCAACTGGTTGAGTGCTGATGATGCTTCGAAGTTCTTCAACGATCTATATACTGACACCACAGTCATTAATTTTGTCTACGAGGATCTCTGCAAAAGAGTAGGTAAATATCACAAAGCTCCATGCAACAGGTGGAGGGAAAAATTGAAACGTGATTATTTTGAAACACCATGGTCTACTATCTCTTTTTTTGCAGCTTTTGTCCTCCTGGTCCTCACCTTCTTGCAGACCATATACACAATCCAGCCATACTATCATCCTCGTGGATAA